The DNA window GTACGGACACGATCAGCAGGATCACGCAGGTCACCATGACATCCGGTTCCCAACGCTGATAGCCGTACCGGATCGCGACGTCGCCGAGGCCGCCCGCCCCGACGACACCGGCCATCGCGGTCGCGCCGATCAAACTGATGGTCCCGATGGTCAATCCGAGCACCAATCCGGGTCTCGCCTCGCGCAACAGCACGCGCGTAATGATCTGCCTCCGGGTCGCGCCCATCGCCTGGAACGCTTCGATAACGCCGCGATCCACTTCAAGCAGGGCCGACTCCATCAACCGGGCCAGATACGGCGCCGTATAGACGACCAACGGCACGATCGCGCCTTTTACACCGATCGTGGTGCCGACGATGGCTTTTGTAAAGGGGATAATGGCCACCATCAGGATGATAAAGGGCAAAGAACGCACGATGTTGATAATGACATTCAAGATTTGATAGATTCCCGGCTGCGGATAAATGTGTCCGGGCCGGGTGACCACAAGGACAATGCCGAGAATCAAACCGATGACGGCCGAGATGAGCAGGGAGTAGCCGACCATAATGCCGGTCTCTTTCAGCGATTGCACATACAACTCCCTGTATTCCGAAAAGCTGCTGAAAAAATCAGCCAGCATGATTCATCACCTCGATCTGCAGCTCTTGTGTCTTCAAATAATTCATGCCTGCCTCAATGTCCGACGGTTCTCCCACGACTCGAACGATGAGGATGCCGAGCGTCGTGTCCTTGATTTGCGTGATGTTGCCGTACAAAATGTTCGGACGCAGCTTGAACCGGGTGGCCAGCTCCGCCCAGATCGGTTCCGCGGCGTGTTCGCCGACAAACGATATCCGCAACAAGGTCGCCGGGTTATCCTGCTCGTTGATTTTCTTCAGCAAAGATTCGGGCAAATTCTCGTCAAAAATGGTTTTGATAAAGTTCCTGGTAATGGGCTGCTTCGGTTTCGAAAAAACATCGATCACGTTGCCTTGTTCGACGACTTCTCCGTTCTCCATAACCGCCACGCGGTCGCAAATTTTCTTGATCACATGCATTTCATGGGTGATCAATACGATAGTGATGCGATACTTGCGGTTGATTTCCAGAAGCAGTTCGAGGATGGACTCGGTGGTTTGCGGGTCCAACGCCGAGGTCGCTTCGTCGCAAAGCAAAATTTCCGGTTCGCTGGCCAGAGCCCGGGCGATGGCGACGCGCTGCTTCTGGCCGCCGGAGAGTTGGGAAGGGTATGCCGATTCTTTCTCCTTCAAACCTACGATCTCCAGCAATTCTCCGACCTTTTTCTCGATCTCGCTTACTGGCGTACGGACGAGACGCAAGGGGGCGGCCACATTGTCAAACACCGTTGCGGAAGAGAGCAGGTTGAAGTTTTGAAAGATCATGCCGATTTTGCGCCGCGTCTCCCGGAGCTGGGCCTCATTCAAGCCGGCGAGATCCACCCCGTTGATGCGGACCGTCCCTTCGGTCGGCCGTTCCAAATAGTTGATGCATCGGATCAAGGTGCTTTTGCCCGCGCCGCTGAAGCCGATGATGCCGAAAATTTCCCCTTTCCGCACATGAAGCGAGACGTTTTTGACCGCTTCTACTTTTTGCTTGTCCTGAACAAACACTTTGGTTACGTTCTCAAGTCGGATCACGCTATTCATCCTTCCACTTCTCGATGAAAACAGAAATGGCAGGTCTGCTCCCGGGGGAGAGACCTGCACATGGGCAACGCCGGTTGATTACCAAGCCGGAACCATGGAGTCGCCGTATTTTTCCGTTACGAACTTTTTCACTTCTTCCGATTGGAATGCTTGAACCAGACGCTTAAAGACGGGTTTGTTCTGTTCCCCTTCGCGGACCGCGATAATGTTAACCCAAGGGGAATCCTTCGGTTCGCGGTAGATGGCATCCTTGCTTGGGGAAAGACCGTTTTCGATCGCGAAGTTGGTATTGATTACGGCCGCCGCGAGGTCTCCGAGCGCTTTCGGAATGAAGGCCGCGTCCAGTTCCTTGAACTTCAGGTTTTTCGGGTTCTCGACAATATCGCGGACCGTAGCCTTGATGCCGACTCCTTCCTTCAACTTGATCAGGCCGGCGCTCTGGAAGAGGATCAGCGCGCGGGCGCCGTTCGTCGGATCGTTCGGCAAGCCGAGCGTGTCGCCGTCTTTCAGCTCCGACAGATTTTTGATCTTCTTGGAGTATACGCCGATCGGATAGTTGATCGTATCCGCCAGCTTCACGATATGCGTGCCGTTATTCTTGTTGAATTCGTCGAGATAAGGGACATGCTGGAACGCGTTGGCGTCGAGCTGGCCGTCTTCCAGCACTTTGTTCGGCTGCACATAGTCGTTGAATACGACCAGTTCCAGTTCCAGATTGTCTTTTTTGGCAACCTCTTTGGCCACCTTCCAAATCTCTTCCTCCGCGCCGGCCATTACGCCGATTTTGAGTTTGGCCGGTTCGGAGCCGCTTGGGCTGGGGCTTGCGCTTGGAGCGCTGCTTGCCGCCGGACTGCCGGTCGCCGAAGCGTTATCGCCGGATTGTTCATTGGATTTGCCGCAGGCTGCCATAAACAATGTGAATACGACCGCCATCAAAACCAGTAGAGACTTTCTCGCCATCCTGATCCACCGCTTTCTTTAAAAGGATTATACCTGCCTGATTTAAATACAAATTATCCTACAGGATTAGTATGGATTAAATATAAGACTTCTTTTTTTATCGTCAAGTCCAAAATTTTCAAAATGAAAGGTCGCCGGATTCAAAAATCGGGTCTTTTATTCCCGGGTGTTAGGGTGCCAACCAGATGCCGGTTTTTATTCGTGCGGATCGCTTCAATAACCCCATTCGCGATTTCATCGTTTGTCAACCATCTCGATCTGTTATTCTCCAGCACAAATCCAAGTTGAACTTGACGGTATTCGCATGCAGCGGGAATCTCTAACCGGCTTCTGATTTTATCGAGATTCGAGCCGCTCCCGAGCACGTGAAACAATCTCCACTTGTTGATTCCCTGCTTGCTGATCTTGTCTATGACGATTTGCAGAGCGTTTGGCGCAACATCATTATGAATCCAAGCGACAACCATTTCAATAGCGCCGGAGCGAATAATTCGTTCCAATTTTTTACTCAGGGCATCATCGTCCCGGTAATCGACGGAAACGGGAACGATCCTGCCGTTTTGTTGACATAACTTGTCCAGTTTCTCTTGGTTTCTTCCGATAACCGAAACCTTATAGCCGTTTTCGGCAAGCCAGAGCGAAGTTTTCGCGAGCATTCCCGATCCGCCAACCACTAATGCCTGTTTCATTATTAAATAATAGCCTCCCGGACCTGTTATTTGGGCGAAACGCGGCGCCGATTCCTTGCTGCTGTTTGCGATAAAGCCAGAATAAAACCATAACTGCCTGCCGCGCAAGTTTCAACTGCCGCCCGCTCGAACATCCCCAAGCATACCCGCATAGGCTGTTAGCACCTGTAACAGCGAGGTGCGTCCATGTCCATCCTTGGCATTGTCCTCCACCACTCCGCCTGTCCTTCCATTAACGGCACCGGTTACGACTACTTCGTCTGCGCCGACGGCACCATCGTGGCCGGCGCCGAGCCGACCGACCCCCATTACGTGCATGTGTGCCTCGAAGGCGATTTCTCCGTCTTTCGTCCGCTTACCGCGGAGCTTCAGGAGCAGTTGTTTGTTGCGGTCAAACTGTTTGTCGCGCTTGCCGCCCGGCACGGGTTCGATCCGACGGACCTTCATCCCCACTCCGTATCGTGTCCGGGGAGACGGTTTCCCTGGCGGGAGCTTGTGCTTTCCAGGCCGGAGGGTTATCATTAAAAGTTGAGATGATGACCAAGAGGGAGAATCGGAACTGATGGAAGAACGTCTGCAAAAGGTGCTCGCGCAAGCCGGCGTGGCATCGCGGCGCAAGTGCGAGGAATATATATTGGCCGGGCGCGTGAAGGTGAACGGGTTAACGGTGAATACGCTCGGGACGAAGGTGGACCCGAATAAGGACGAAATCCGGGTGGACGACAAGCCCATCCGCAGCCAGGACAAGGTCTACCTCATGCTGTACAAGCCCAAAGGCTACATCAGCAGCGTAACTGATCCCCGAGGCCGCCGCACCGTGATGGATCTCGTCAAATCCGTGGGCGTCCGGGTTTATCCGGTGGGCCGCCTCGACTACGATTCCGAAGGTCTGCTGATCATGACCAACGACGGCGAATTCGCCAACGCTTTGACGCATCCGAGACATCATGTGCCCAAGACGTATCTGGCGACTGTCAA is part of the Paenibacillus thermoaerophilus genome and encodes:
- a CDS encoding methionine ABC transporter ATP-binding protein, with the protein product MIRLENVTKVFVQDKQKVEAVKNVSLHVRKGEIFGIIGFSGAGKSTLIRCINYLERPTEGTVRINGVDLAGLNEAQLRETRRKIGMIFQNFNLLSSATVFDNVAAPLRLVRTPVSEIEKKVGELLEIVGLKEKESAYPSQLSGGQKQRVAIARALASEPEILLCDEATSALDPQTTESILELLLEINRKYRITIVLITHEMHVIKKICDRVAVMENGEVVEQGNVIDVFSKPKQPITRNFIKTIFDENLPESLLKKINEQDNPATLLRISFVGEHAAEPIWAELATRFKLRPNILYGNITQIKDTTLGILIVRVVGEPSDIEAGMNYLKTQELQIEVMNHAG
- a CDS encoding methionine ABC transporter permease; the protein is MLADFFSSFSEYRELYVQSLKETGIMVGYSLLISAVIGLILGIVLVVTRPGHIYPQPGIYQILNVIINIVRSLPFIILMVAIIPFTKAIVGTTIGVKGAIVPLVVYTAPYLARLMESALLEVDRGVIEAFQAMGATRRQIITRVLLREARPGLVLGLTIGTISLIGATAMAGVVGAGGLGDVAIRYGYQRWEPDVMVTCVILLIVSVQLVQSIGTWIAKKLRKN
- a CDS encoding MetQ/NlpA family ABC transporter substrate-binding protein, which produces MARKSLLVLMAVVFTLFMAACGKSNEQSGDNASATGSPAASSAPSASPSPSGSEPAKLKIGVMAGAEEEIWKVAKEVAKKDNLELELVVFNDYVQPNKVLEDGQLDANAFQHVPYLDEFNKNNGTHIVKLADTINYPIGVYSKKIKNLSELKDGDTLGLPNDPTNGARALILFQSAGLIKLKEGVGIKATVRDIVENPKNLKFKELDAAFIPKALGDLAAAVINTNFAIENGLSPSKDAIYREPKDSPWVNIIAVREGEQNKPVFKRLVQAFQSEEVKKFVTEKYGDSMVPAW
- a CDS encoding pseudouridine synthase, with the translated sequence MEERLQKVLAQAGVASRRKCEEYILAGRVKVNGLTVNTLGTKVDPNKDEIRVDDKPIRSQDKVYLMLYKPKGYISSVTDPRGRRTVMDLVKSVGVRVYPVGRLDYDSEGLLIMTNDGEFANALTHPRHHVPKTYLATVKGVPHGSQLEKLAAGIELEDGVTAPAEVEYQDVDLDANESVIRITIYEGRNRQVRRMFEAIGCTVVRLKRIAIGPLQLGGLSRGKHRPLTPQEINELKQSANQTHKFQKRG
- a CDS encoding short-chain dehydrogenase, whose protein sequence is MRGRQLWFYSGFIANSSKESAPRFAQITGPGGYYLIMKQALVVGGSGMLAKTSLWLAENGYKVSVIGRNQEKLDKLCQQNGRIVPVSVDYRDDDALSKKLERIIRSGAIEMVVAWIHNDVAPNALQIVIDKISKQGINKWRLFHVLGSGSNLDKIRSRLEIPAACEYRQVQLGFVLENNRSRWLTNDEIANGVIEAIRTNKNRHLVGTLTPGNKRPDF
- a CDS encoding peptidoglycan recognition protein family protein, yielding MSILGIVLHHSACPSINGTGYDYFVCADGTIVAGAEPTDPHYVHVCLEGDFSVFRPLTAELQEQLFVAVKLFVALAARHGFDPTDLHPHSVSCPGRRFPWRELVLSRPEGYH